A window of the Vicinamibacterales bacterium genome harbors these coding sequences:
- the galU gene encoding UTP--glucose-1-phosphate uridylyltransferase GalU, translated as MPQAVRKAVFPAAGLGTRFLPATKAQPKEMLPLVDKPIIQYGVEEALESGINNILVVTGRGKNAIEDHFDVSVELETFLEARGKKELLAEIRKISNLINVSYVRQGEPLGLGHAVLVTKDLIGDEPFAVILGDDVIDAKPPALRQMIDVFEELDGPVVAVEEVPHESVSAYGIIDAEPIRPGVYRIRDMVEKPPREEAPSNLAIIGRYVLTPDIFPALEETAREKDRTGEIQLTNGLRKLLRKRPIYGCLIDGVRHDTGNKLGFLKAVVYFALQRDDLSGPFREYLRGLGLDVPAGARR; from the coding sequence ATGCCACAGGCGGTGCGCAAAGCGGTGTTTCCCGCGGCCGGTCTCGGGACGCGTTTTCTGCCCGCGACCAAAGCGCAGCCGAAGGAAATGCTGCCGCTCGTCGACAAGCCGATCATCCAGTACGGCGTCGAAGAGGCGCTCGAATCCGGGATCAACAACATCCTGGTCGTCACCGGCCGTGGCAAGAACGCGATCGAGGATCACTTCGACGTCTCGGTGGAGCTCGAGACGTTCCTCGAGGCGCGCGGCAAGAAGGAGCTGCTGGCCGAGATTCGCAAGATCTCCAATCTCATCAACGTCTCGTACGTCCGGCAGGGGGAGCCGCTGGGACTCGGCCACGCCGTGCTCGTCACCAAGGATCTGATCGGCGACGAACCGTTCGCGGTCATCCTCGGCGACGACGTGATCGACGCGAAGCCGCCGGCGCTGCGGCAGATGATCGACGTCTTCGAGGAGCTCGACGGACCGGTGGTGGCCGTCGAGGAAGTGCCGCACGAGAGTGTGTCCGCCTACGGCATCATCGACGCCGAGCCGATCAGGCCAGGCGTCTACCGCATCCGCGACATGGTCGAGAAGCCGCCGCGTGAGGAGGCCCCGTCGAACCTCGCGATCATCGGCCGCTACGTGCTGACGCCGGACATCTTCCCGGCGCTCGAAGAGACGGCGCGCGAGAAGGACCGGACCGGCGAGATCCAGCTCACGAACGGGCTGCGAAAGCTCTTGAGGAAACGGCCGATCTACGGCTGCCTCATCGACGGCGTCCGCCACGACACGGGGAACAAGCTGGGTTTTCTGAAGGCGGTCGTCTACTTCGCGCTGCAGCGCGACGACCTGTCGGGGCCGTTCCGCGAATACCTACGCGGCCTCGGCCTCGACGTGCCTGCCGGCGCGCGCCGCTAG
- a CDS encoding zinc ribbon domain-containing protein, translating into MPLYEYECEACGQRFEKIRKFSDPPLEVCDKCGKGPVKKLFSSPAIQFKGSGFYINDYAKKSSSDSGGSKSAAADSGESKKADAPAAAASSTPTPSDKKESTPKKD; encoded by the coding sequence ATGCCGCTCTACGAATACGAGTGCGAGGCGTGCGGTCAGCGGTTCGAGAAGATTCGAAAGTTCTCCGACCCGCCTCTCGAGGTCTGCGACAAGTGCGGCAAGGGTCCGGTGAAGAAGCTGTTCTCGTCGCCGGCGATTCAGTTCAAGGGCTCCGGCTTCTACATCAACGACTACGCGAAGAAGTCGTCGTCCGACTCCGGCGGTTCGAAATCGGCGGCCGCCGATAGCGGCGAGAGCAAGAAAGCCGACGCGCCCGCCGCGGCGGCCTCGTCGACGCCGACGCCGTCAGACAAAAAAGAGTCGACCCCGAAGAAGGATTGA
- a CDS encoding DUF885 domain-containing protein produces the protein MDEYLAWLHEVHPTNASFDGVHLHDDLLEDLSRAAIDAQVRDLGAFARRLAAIDPTRLTEIERLERPALDAHIRSRLFDLETVRTWERSPQFYGDLLATSLSGQILFDYAPLAERARRVVSKLHQAPRLLQAARDNIKETAGIFVKVGLESLRGALRFIEDDLPRAFSALDDPFLLSDLADASTEATAAIGRFLQYLEEDLAPRARGPFRLGRDRLHEKLRLEEGITLDADRLLAIAERELHATQEDFRRTLSRLDGKDPMAAWAKVKTEHPAMGELVTTAHQQLEELATFIRRQDLVSLPPSADVTVAATPRFYRWTFASMWTPGPFEARPLRAYYYITEPDAAWSPEKQEEHLRGFNYGALWSISIHEVFPGHFLHYQHLRRIPSTLRKSILFSSTAMVEGWAHYAEQMMVEAGFRRDDPRVRLGQLAESLIRLCRLVVGLRLHCEDMSVEQGVRFFRDEAYLEEASARREAERGTFDPSYILYSLGKLMVLKLRDDYRASVGDRYSLRGFHDALLGNGTVPLGLHRNLLLGESNGSLLE, from the coding sequence GTGGACGAATACCTCGCCTGGCTCCACGAAGTGCACCCGACGAACGCGAGTTTCGACGGTGTTCATCTTCACGACGACCTGCTCGAGGATCTGAGCCGCGCCGCGATTGACGCGCAGGTCCGCGATCTGGGCGCGTTTGCGCGCCGGCTGGCCGCCATCGATCCAACGCGGCTGACCGAGATCGAGCGGCTGGAGCGTCCCGCACTCGACGCCCACATCCGCTCGCGCCTCTTCGACCTCGAGACAGTCCGCACCTGGGAGCGAAGCCCGCAGTTCTACGGCGATCTGCTGGCCACGAGCCTCTCCGGACAGATCCTGTTCGACTACGCCCCGCTTGCCGAACGCGCGCGCCGCGTCGTGTCGAAACTCCATCAGGCGCCGCGGCTGCTGCAGGCGGCGCGCGACAACATCAAGGAGACGGCGGGCATCTTCGTCAAGGTCGGCCTCGAGAGCCTGCGCGGCGCGCTCCGCTTCATCGAGGACGATCTGCCTCGGGCGTTCAGCGCGCTCGACGATCCGTTCCTGCTGAGCGACCTCGCCGACGCCTCGACGGAGGCGACCGCCGCGATCGGCCGCTTCCTCCAGTACCTGGAAGAGGATCTCGCCCCGCGGGCGCGCGGCCCGTTCCGGCTCGGGCGCGACCGGCTGCACGAGAAGCTGCGGCTCGAGGAGGGCATTACTCTCGACGCCGACCGGCTGCTGGCGATTGCCGAACGCGAGCTGCACGCGACCCAGGAGGATTTCCGGCGGACCCTATCGCGCCTCGACGGCAAGGACCCGATGGCCGCGTGGGCCAAGGTCAAGACGGAGCACCCGGCCATGGGGGAGCTCGTCACCACCGCGCACCAGCAGCTCGAGGAGTTGGCGACCTTCATCCGCCGCCAGGATCTCGTGTCGCTGCCGCCGTCGGCCGACGTCACGGTGGCGGCGACGCCGCGGTTCTACCGCTGGACGTTCGCCAGCATGTGGACGCCAGGTCCGTTCGAGGCGCGCCCACTGCGGGCCTACTACTACATCACCGAGCCCGACGCCGCCTGGTCGCCCGAAAAGCAGGAAGAGCACCTGCGCGGCTTCAACTACGGCGCGCTATGGTCGATTTCGATCCACGAAGTCTTCCCCGGGCATTTTCTGCACTACCAGCACCTGCGCCGGATCCCCTCCACCCTGCGCAAGTCCATCCTGTTCTCGTCGACCGCGATGGTGGAGGGCTGGGCGCACTACGCCGAGCAGATGATGGTCGAGGCGGGCTTCCGCCGCGACGATCCGCGCGTGCGTCTCGGGCAGCTTGCCGAATCGCTGATTCGTCTCTGCCGGCTGGTGGTCGGGCTGCGGCTGCATTGCGAAGACATGTCCGTCGAACAGGGCGTACGCTTCTTCCGCGACGAGGCGTATCTCGAGGAGGCATCGGCCCGCCGCGAAGCCGAGCGCGGGACGTTCGACCCGTCCTATATCCTCTATTCGCTCGGCAAGCTGATGGTGCTGAAGCTGCGCGACGACTACCGAGCCTCGGTGGGCGACCGCTACTCGTTGCGCGGCTTCCACGACGCGCTGCTGGGCAATGGCACGGTGCCGCTCGGGTTGCACCGCAACCTGCTGCTCGGCGAGAGCAACGGCTCTCTCTTGGAATAG
- the rsmI gene encoding 16S rRNA (cytidine(1402)-2'-O)-methyltransferase, translating to MPGILYVVATPIGNLEDVTLRALKVLRDVSLVAAEDTRRTARLLQHYSISTPTTSLHEHNEHEKSPKLVQRLLAGDSLALVSDAGTPVVSDPGEALIASARAAGIRVESVPGPSAVMAAISSSGLDAREFTFLGFPPGRSKDRIAWLQRIALEPRLVVFFEAPHRIIGTLTYLETICGRDRVVGVGRELTKAHEELVVGPIHEIIERFKNPRGEFTLLLPPTPIGPAENASVDDVTLQSEFSQLTNSGGLKRREALKKLADRHGIPVNVLYRRVADTDLDR from the coding sequence ATGCCCGGCATCCTCTACGTGGTCGCCACTCCCATCGGCAACCTGGAGGACGTGACGCTGCGCGCGCTGAAGGTGCTTCGCGACGTCTCCCTCGTCGCGGCTGAAGATACACGCCGGACAGCCCGGCTTCTTCAACACTACTCGATCTCGACGCCGACGACGAGCCTTCACGAGCACAATGAGCATGAGAAATCGCCCAAGCTCGTCCAGCGGTTGCTGGCCGGGGACTCGCTGGCGCTCGTCTCCGACGCGGGTACTCCGGTCGTTTCGGACCCGGGTGAGGCGCTGATCGCGTCGGCGCGTGCCGCGGGGATCAGAGTCGAGAGCGTTCCTGGGCCCAGCGCCGTCATGGCGGCCATCTCGTCTTCCGGACTGGACGCTCGCGAATTCACGTTTCTCGGCTTCCCACCAGGTCGGTCAAAAGACCGAATCGCATGGCTTCAACGAATCGCCTTGGAGCCGAGGCTCGTGGTCTTCTTCGAAGCTCCTCACCGCATAATTGGGACCTTGACCTATCTTGAAACGATCTGCGGGCGGGATCGCGTGGTGGGCGTCGGTCGCGAGCTGACAAAGGCGCACGAAGAATTGGTCGTTGGACCAATTCATGAGATTATCGAACGTTTCAAGAATCCGCGTGGAGAATTCACCCTCCTACTGCCCCCAACTCCTATCGGCCCAGCCGAAAACGCTTCAGTGGATGATGTGACGCTGCAGTCTGAATTCAGCCAATTGACCAATTCTGGCGGACTCAAAAGGCGCGAAGCCCTCAAGAAGCTGGCCGACCGCCACGGGATCCCTGTCAACGTCCTCTACAGGCGCGTGGCTGACACGGATCTTGACCGCTGA
- a CDS encoding tetratricopeptide repeat protein codes for MYERGLQALQRRDFAASAEALRNVIERYPDERELLERARLYLKVCERELEPKEPQPKTPDEWVYAGTVALNAGDETTALRHVQRALTDDPRHEHARYLVAVISTRRGDTGTALDHLREAVSLNPENRARARQDPELESLREDATFKSIVNASAAHAAARLAAQRPRPKTRR; via the coding sequence ATGTACGAACGCGGACTGCAGGCTCTGCAGCGCCGCGATTTCGCGGCCTCCGCCGAGGCCCTGCGCAACGTCATCGAGCGTTATCCCGACGAGCGTGAACTGCTCGAGCGCGCCAGGCTCTACCTGAAGGTTTGCGAACGCGAGCTCGAACCGAAAGAGCCGCAGCCGAAAACGCCCGACGAATGGGTCTACGCCGGCACGGTGGCGCTCAACGCCGGCGACGAGACCACCGCCTTGCGGCACGTGCAGCGCGCCCTGACGGACGACCCTCGGCACGAGCACGCGCGCTACCTGGTGGCGGTCATTTCGACGCGTCGCGGCGACACGGGCACCGCCCTCGATCACCTTCGCGAGGCCGTGTCGTTGAATCCGGAAAACAGAGCGCGGGCCAGGCAGGATCCGGAGCTCGAATCGCTGCGGGAGGACGCGACCTTCAAGTCGATTGTCAACGCCTCCGCGGCGCACGCCGCGGCCCGACTCGCCGCCCAGCGGCCGCGTCCGAAGACGCGCCGGTAA
- the glmU gene encoding bifunctional UDP-N-acetylglucosamine diphosphorylase/glucosamine-1-phosphate N-acetyltransferase GlmU: MPDIHLVILAAGRGTRMKSGMPKVLHRAGELRLVEHVLRAAASLQARTTAIVVGHMADQVRGAVAERPGLQFATQEPQLGTGHALLQAEPCLAGKTGTVVLLSGDVPLLRPATLQDLVAAHAKSQAAATVLTARVADPTGYGRILRRDGRIAAIVEHKDATPDERAIGEINSGIYAFALEPLFDALRSVGATNAQGEYYLPDLVRIYRERGLRVETVQLEDSREILGVNSRKELAEVTAILRTRKNDELMAAGVSIVDPASAWIGPDVEIGRDTVIHPNVHLEGTTRIGERCVLNAGVRVVSSTVDDGAVINNFCVIRDSHIRAGAEVGPFAHLRPLSDVGEGAHVGNFTELKKTTLGKGSKANHLSYLGDATIGSKVNIGAGTITCNYDGSHKYATVIEDGAFIGSDSQLVAPVRIGKGAYIAAGSSIVEDVPDGALAIGRGKQINKEGWVERKRKK, from the coding sequence ATGCCCGACATCCATCTCGTCATTCTTGCCGCGGGCAGGGGCACGCGGATGAAATCCGGCATGCCCAAGGTGTTGCACCGCGCCGGCGAGCTCCGGCTCGTCGAGCACGTCCTCCGAGCCGCTGCCTCGCTTCAGGCCCGCACCACGGCGATCGTCGTCGGCCACATGGCCGACCAGGTGCGCGGCGCGGTCGCGGAACGGCCGGGCCTGCAGTTCGCCACCCAGGAGCCGCAGCTCGGCACCGGACATGCTCTGCTGCAGGCGGAACCGTGCCTCGCCGGAAAGACCGGAACGGTCGTCTTGCTCTCGGGAGACGTGCCGCTCCTGCGTCCGGCGACGCTTCAGGATCTGGTTGCCGCGCACGCGAAGTCGCAGGCCGCCGCCACCGTGCTCACGGCTCGCGTGGCGGATCCGACCGGCTACGGGCGGATTCTCCGCCGCGATGGACGGATTGCCGCGATCGTCGAGCACAAGGATGCGACGCCGGACGAACGGGCCATCGGTGAGATCAACAGCGGCATCTACGCGTTCGCCCTCGAACCGCTGTTCGACGCCCTGCGGTCGGTGGGCGCGACGAACGCCCAGGGCGAGTACTACCTGCCCGATCTCGTGCGCATCTACCGCGAGCGCGGGCTGCGGGTCGAAACGGTACAGCTCGAGGACTCGCGTGAGATCCTGGGCGTCAACAGCCGGAAGGAGCTGGCGGAGGTGACGGCAATCCTAAGGACCCGGAAGAACGACGAGCTGATGGCGGCCGGCGTCTCCATCGTCGACCCGGCGTCGGCGTGGATCGGTCCGGACGTCGAGATCGGCCGCGACACAGTCATTCACCCTAACGTGCATCTCGAAGGCACGACGCGCATCGGCGAGCGCTGCGTGCTCAACGCCGGCGTCCGCGTCGTGAGCTCGACCGTCGACGACGGCGCGGTGATCAACAACTTCTGCGTGATTCGCGACTCGCACATCCGGGCGGGAGCCGAGGTCGGGCCGTTCGCGCACCTGCGGCCGCTGTCGGACGTCGGCGAAGGTGCGCACGTCGGCAATTTCACCGAGCTGAAGAAGACCACGCTCGGCAAGGGCTCGAAAGCGAATCACCTGTCGTATCTCGGCGACGCGACGATCGGGAGCAAAGTGAACATCGGGGCCGGGACGATCACCTGCAACTACGACGGCTCGCACAAATACGCGACGGTGATCGAAGACGGCGCGTTCATCGGCAGCGACTCGCAACTCGTCGCGCCGGTGCGCATCGGCAAGGGCGCCTACATCGCCGCCGGCTCGTCGATCGTCGAGGACGTGCCGGACGGCGCGCTCGCCATCGGGCGCGGCAAGCAGATCAACAAAGAAGGCTGGGTCGAGCGGAAGCGGAAGAAGTGA
- the glmS gene encoding glutamine--fructose-6-phosphate transaminase (isomerizing), with translation MCGIIGYIGDKQVLPILIDGLRRLEYRGYDSAGVAVVRNGAIEMRRSAGKLARLEDVIAVSPLEGEYGIGHTRWATHGRPTEENAHPHRDCTGRIVVVHNGIIENYLDLKKQLQKEGHTFVTETDTEIVAHLVERESKGDGLENAVRRALLYMRGLFALVLISADDPKKIVTVRNGPPIVVGLGEHEFFVASDIPAILAHTRDVVFLGDEEMAVITPAGVDFTDYAGRAVSKKSTRVSWDPVMAEKAGYKHFMLKEIFEQPMAVKETVLGRASVETGTVFLHEIELPDAALQKIERVVILACGTSWHAGLVGKFLIESLARVPVDVDYGSEYRYRDPIVSQNTLAIVITQSGETADTLAALREAKKKGARSIAVCNVVGSMATRETEGTVLTHAGPEIGVASTKAFTSQLVALHLLAVYLGQIRGTLKPEDARVHLEGLVQLPLLIEQALKCEPLTEEIAKRFYQRSDFLYLGRGINYPIALEGALKLKEISYIHAEGYPAGEMKHGPIALIDEMMPVVAIAPHDAVFEKMIGNIQEAKARGGSVIALTTEGHDGVDPLLDPAQDFKIAVPQCHPLLTPVLMAIPLQLLAYHIAIRRGCDVDQPRNLAKSVTVE, from the coding sequence ATGTGCGGAATCATCGGCTACATCGGCGACAAACAGGTCCTTCCGATCCTGATCGACGGCCTGCGCCGCCTCGAGTACCGCGGCTATGACTCCGCCGGAGTCGCCGTCGTGCGCAACGGCGCGATCGAGATGCGTCGCAGCGCCGGCAAGCTGGCGCGCCTCGAGGATGTGATTGCCGTCAGCCCGCTCGAGGGGGAGTACGGCATCGGCCACACGCGCTGGGCCACCCACGGCCGCCCGACCGAGGAAAACGCGCACCCCCATCGCGACTGCACGGGCCGGATCGTCGTCGTGCACAACGGAATCATCGAGAACTACCTCGACCTGAAGAAGCAGCTGCAGAAGGAAGGGCACACCTTCGTCACCGAGACCGACACCGAGATCGTCGCGCATCTCGTCGAGCGCGAGAGCAAGGGCGACGGCCTCGAGAACGCGGTGCGGCGGGCGCTGCTCTACATGCGGGGTCTGTTCGCGCTGGTGCTGATCTCGGCCGACGATCCGAAGAAGATCGTCACGGTCCGCAACGGTCCGCCGATCGTCGTCGGTCTCGGCGAGCACGAGTTCTTCGTCGCCTCCGACATCCCGGCGATTCTCGCCCACACCCGCGACGTCGTGTTCCTCGGCGACGAGGAGATGGCGGTGATCACGCCGGCCGGCGTCGACTTCACCGACTATGCCGGGCGGGCGGTCTCGAAGAAGAGCACGCGCGTGTCGTGGGATCCGGTCATGGCGGAGAAGGCCGGCTACAAGCACTTCATGCTGAAGGAGATCTTCGAGCAGCCGATGGCGGTCAAGGAGACCGTGCTCGGCCGCGCGTCGGTCGAAACCGGCACGGTGTTCCTGCACGAGATCGAGCTGCCCGACGCGGCGCTCCAGAAGATCGAGCGGGTGGTCATTCTTGCGTGCGGCACCTCGTGGCACGCGGGGCTGGTCGGGAAGTTTCTCATCGAGTCGCTGGCACGGGTGCCGGTGGACGTCGACTACGGCTCCGAGTATCGCTATCGCGATCCAATCGTCTCGCAGAACACGCTGGCGATCGTGATCACCCAGTCGGGCGAGACGGCGGACACGCTCGCGGCGCTGCGTGAAGCGAAGAAGAAGGGGGCGCGCAGCATCGCGGTCTGCAACGTCGTCGGCAGCATGGCGACGCGCGAGACCGAAGGCACGGTGCTGACCCACGCCGGCCCGGAGATCGGCGTCGCCTCGACCAAGGCGTTCACCTCGCAGCTCGTCGCACTGCATCTGCTGGCGGTCTATCTGGGGCAGATCCGGGGCACGCTGAAGCCCGAGGACGCCCGCGTGCACCTCGAAGGCCTGGTGCAGCTCCCGCTGCTCATCGAGCAGGCGCTGAAGTGTGAGCCCCTGACCGAGGAGATCGCCAAGCGATTCTACCAGCGGAGCGATTTCCTGTATCTCGGGCGCGGCATCAACTATCCGATCGCGCTCGAAGGCGCGCTCAAGCTCAAGGAGATCTCCTACATCCACGCCGAGGGCTATCCGGCCGGCGAGATGAAGCACGGGCCGATCGCCCTCATCGACGAAATGATGCCTGTCGTCGCCATCGCCCCGCATGACGCGGTGTTCGAGAAAATGATCGGCAACATCCAGGAGGCGAAGGCGCGCGGCGGGTCGGTGATCGCGCTGACCACCGAAGGCCACGACGGGGTCGATCCGCTGCTCGACCCCGCGCAGGACTTCAAGATCGCCGTTCCGCAATGCCATCCGTTGCTGACGCCGGTACTGATGGCAATTCCGCTCCAGCTGCTGGCCTACCACATCGCCATTCGGCGAGGCTGTGACGTCGACCAGCCGAGGAACCTCGCCAAGAGCGTGACCGTGGAATAG
- a CDS encoding GntR family transcriptional regulator, whose translation MSPWGGFVIDQTDRTPVYAQVEREIRSALASGRLRVGDQLPTVRQLAVDLRVNANTVAKVYAFLERAGVLETRRGVGTFIAARTPPDREDALRRSELNRLVDRFLAELSHHGFRVEDALPEIERRRQQGA comes from the coding sequence GTGAGCCCCTGGGGCGGCTTCGTGATCGACCAGACCGACAGGACGCCGGTCTATGCGCAGGTCGAGCGGGAGATCCGCTCGGCCCTCGCCTCGGGCCGGCTGAGGGTCGGCGATCAGCTGCCGACCGTGCGGCAACTCGCGGTCGATCTGCGGGTCAACGCGAACACGGTCGCGAAGGTCTACGCCTTCCTCGAGCGTGCCGGCGTCCTCGAAACGCGGCGCGGCGTCGGCACCTTCATCGCCGCGCGGACGCCGCCGGACCGGGAGGACGCGCTGCGTCGGAGCGAACTGAATCGACTCGTGGATCGTTTTCTCGCCGAACTCTCGCATCACGGGTTTCGCGTCGAAGACGCGCTGCCCGAAATCGAGCGCCGGCGCCAACAAGGAGCATGA
- a CDS encoding slipin family protein, with protein sequence MVTLPLGRRATSDAVRRESRANIVAIALLVVPLGAGAWATASSNTPWPLFVGIAIGFTLMQAPKVAKQWERGIVLRLGRYVGLRGPGLFWVMPFVDTVTKWIDQRVITTSFAAEETLTSDTVPVNVDAVLFWLVYDPEKAALEVQDYQQAVSWAAQTALRDIIGRTSLTDLLRGREKIEEELQKLIDTRSNPWGVTVQSVEMRDVVIPESLQDAMSREAQASREKQARVILGTAEVEIAHMFEKAAQSYINNPTALHLRAMNMLYEGLKEKGALMLVPSSAVESMGMGGLLGAAALRQQQLATPEPGSGSKGV encoded by the coding sequence ATGGTCACACTACCGTTAGGTCGCCGCGCAACCTCGGATGCGGTCCGGCGCGAGTCGCGCGCCAATATCGTTGCCATCGCGCTGCTCGTGGTTCCACTCGGGGCAGGTGCCTGGGCGACGGCGTCCAGCAATACGCCGTGGCCGCTGTTCGTCGGCATCGCGATCGGCTTCACGCTCATGCAAGCACCGAAGGTAGCCAAGCAGTGGGAGCGCGGGATCGTGCTGCGGCTTGGCCGCTACGTCGGGCTGCGCGGCCCCGGCCTCTTCTGGGTCATGCCCTTCGTCGACACGGTGACGAAGTGGATCGATCAGCGTGTGATCACCACCAGCTTCGCCGCCGAGGAGACGCTGACCTCCGACACGGTGCCGGTCAACGTGGACGCGGTGCTCTTCTGGCTCGTCTACGACCCAGAGAAGGCGGCGCTGGAAGTGCAGGACTACCAGCAGGCGGTGAGCTGGGCGGCGCAGACGGCGCTGCGCGACATCATCGGCCGCACGTCCCTGACCGATCTGCTGCGCGGGCGGGAGAAGATCGAGGAAGAGCTGCAAAAGCTCATCGACACGCGCTCGAACCCGTGGGGAGTCACGGTGCAGTCGGTTGAGATGCGTGACGTCGTCATTCCCGAGTCGCTGCAGGACGCGATGTCGCGCGAGGCGCAGGCGTCGCGCGAGAAGCAGGCGCGGGTCATCCTCGGCACCGCCGAGGTCGAGATCGCGCACATGTTCGAGAAGGCGGCGCAGTCGTACATCAACAACCCGACCGCGCTGCACCTGCGCGCGATGAACATGCTCTACGAAGGGCTCAAGGAGAAGGGGGCGCTGATGCTGGTGCCGAGCTCGGCCGTCGAGTCGATGGGCATGGGCGGATTGCTCGGCGCCGCGGCGCTCCGGCAACAGCAGTTGGCCACGCCCGAACCCGGATCCGGATCGAAGGGCGTCTAG
- a CDS encoding 2-isopropylmalate synthase has translation MSGDRLTIFDTTLRDGEQAPGFSLRIDEKLKLARQLRTLGVDIIEAGFPIASEADAEAVRMVATHVQGPVIAALARCHPKDIERAGWALAPAPRRRIHVFIATSDLHLERKLRMTREQCLRAAMAAVKLARQFTDDVQFSAEDATRTDPVFLWQVIEAVIQSGAKTINLPDTVGYSTPDEIAEFFRSVLGRVPSSDQVIFSTHCHDDLGLAVANTLSAVHAGARQVECTINGIGERAGNASLEEIVMAMRVRADRLPYETGVNTREIFASSQLLTALTGEGVQANKAVVGRNAFAHEAGIHQDGMLKDRRTYEIMRPEEVGVTATLVLGKHSGRHAVQKRCEQIGCGEMDRRMLDEVYRAVIEHADREKVVSDADLAAIVARVTGSAAVERPRAPATGADLHSTPAEVGYGHGV, from the coding sequence ATGTCCGGCGACCGGCTGACCATCTTCGACACCACGCTGCGCGACGGCGAGCAGGCGCCAGGCTTTTCGCTCCGTATCGACGAGAAGCTCAAGCTGGCGCGGCAGCTGCGTACGCTCGGGGTGGACATCATCGAAGCCGGCTTCCCGATCGCGTCGGAGGCCGACGCCGAAGCCGTACGGATGGTCGCGACCCACGTGCAGGGTCCGGTGATCGCTGCGCTGGCACGCTGCCACCCCAAGGACATCGAACGGGCCGGCTGGGCGCTGGCGCCGGCGCCGCGCCGTCGCATCCACGTGTTCATCGCCACCTCCGACCTGCATCTCGAACGCAAGCTGCGCATGACCCGGGAGCAGTGCCTGCGCGCCGCGATGGCGGCGGTAAAACTGGCCCGTCAGTTCACCGACGACGTGCAGTTCTCCGCGGAAGACGCGACGCGCACCGACCCGGTGTTCCTGTGGCAGGTGATCGAGGCGGTGATCCAGTCGGGAGCGAAGACGATCAACCTGCCCGACACCGTCGGCTACTCGACGCCCGACGAGATCGCCGAATTCTTCCGCTCGGTCCTCGGCCGCGTGCCGAGCTCTGACCAGGTGATCTTCAGTACGCACTGCCACGACGATCTCGGACTCGCGGTCGCGAATACGCTGAGCGCCGTCCACGCCGGCGCGCGCCAGGTCGAGTGCACGATCAACGGCATCGGCGAACGCGCCGGCAACGCGTCGCTCGAGGAGATCGTCATGGCGATGCGCGTCCGCGCCGACCGTCTGCCCTACGAGACGGGGGTCAACACGCGCGAGATCTTCGCGTCGAGCCAGCTGCTGACGGCGCTGACCGGCGAAGGGGTGCAGGCCAACAAAGCGGTGGTCGGCAGGAATGCGTTTGCGCACGAGGCCGGCATCCACCAGGACGGCATGCTGAAGGATCGCCGCACCTACGAGATCATGCGGCCCGAAGAGGTCGGCGTCACCGCGACGCTGGTGCTCGGCAAGCACTCAGGGCGCCACGCCGTGCAGAAGCGGTGCGAACAGATTGGCTGCGGTGAGATGGACCGCCGCATGCTGGATGAGGTCTACCGCGCGGTCATCGAGCACGCCGACCGCGAAAAGGTCGTGAGCGACGCGGATCTGGCAGCGATCGTCGCACGCGTGACCGGCAGCGCCGCGGTTGAGCGGCCCCGCGCGCCCGCCACCGGCGCCGATCTGCACTCGACTCCAGCCGAAGTCGGCTACGGGCACGGCGTCTAG